The genomic region CCCCGGGGCCACCCCCGCCACCCGCACCCCCAGCTGCTACGGGGTCCACGGCTGAGACGTTGAGCGTGGCCGAGGCGGTGGTGTTTCCAGCTGAGTTCGTCACCATGCACGTGTACTGGCCCGTGTCCTGCACCGTGACATTGGTGAAGTTGAGCGTGCCATCGTGCAGGACGGAGATGCGCACGCGGTACGAGCCGTGCGTCATGAGGGTGCCGTTGGGCGTCAGCCAGTTGACGGAGGTCATGGAGGTGCCCGTGCGGCACTTGAGCTCGGCGGCCATGCCCTCGGTGACGTTGAGGTCCGTGGGCGGCTCCACGATGACGGGCGCGTAGCAGGTGAAGTGCGATTGGTCCAGCTCGCCGATGTAGCGCCCCTTGAGGCCGGCGGGCGCGTGGCAGCGCGCGCAGCACGTAGTGTTGCTGGGCACCGTCTCCTTCAGCCACCAGCTGAGCCACAGCACGTCGCAGTTGCAATGCCAAGGGTTGTGATTGAGGTGGACACGCTCCAGGCGGTGCAAGGGTGTGAAGAGGTCGTGGGGCAGCGACATCAGGTTGTTGTGAGACAGATTGAGTTCCTCCAGGGATTTGAGGTCATCAAAGGCATTGCGCTCGATGGTGGCCACCTGCGCGTGCATCAGCCACAGTTTCCGCAAGCTGGTGAGACCCTGGAAGGAGCCTGGACGGATCAGGTCTAGCCGGTTACCTGACAGCTCCAGCTCTTCCAGGCGCACCAGGGCTGTCAGGTTGGGGATGTCCTTCAGGTTACACATGCCCAGGTTGAGGTAGCGCAGGTTGACCAGGCCCTCGAAGGCCGCCTCCGAGATGTACTCCAGGTGCTTGAGCTCGCCCAGGTCCAGGCGGCGCAGGGAGGGCACGCGGTTGAAGGCGTACGAGGGGATGCTCTCGATGGGGTTGTTTCGCAGCCAGAGCTCCCGCAGCTTGGACAGGTACTCGAAGGCCTGCGTGGGCACCGTGGTCAGCCGGTTGTCGAACAGCTCCAGCGTGTTGAGGCTGGGCAGCCCGTTGAAGGCGCCCACCTCGATCTTGCGCACCAGGTTCTTGCTCAGTTGCAGGATCTCCAGGTGCCGCAGGTGCTTGAACGTGTCCGTGCGGATCACCTGCAAGGGGAAGGAGGAAcggggtggtgggggtggggtgggggacacCGGGGAGACACATGGGTCAGTGATGGCCAACCAGTCATGGGGACATTCAGAAAGGCTAGCctgtagctcacgcctgtaatgctagctactcaggaggcagaggtcaggagggtggaggttcgaagccagcctggacaaatagttagtgagaccctatctcaaaaagacccatcaccaaaaagggctggtggagtggctcaaggtgaaggccctgagttcaaaccccagtacccaaaaccaaaaccaaacaaaaatcaaaaaacctgGGTCTGGAGCAGCCGGTGGAGGAGAGGGTGCCACCAAGTTGGAAGGGGGTTCCACAGGTGGTGGCCAGGCTAAAACTAGAGCTACCAAgtgtccctctccccctccccgctGCACCCCTGGCTGCTTCTTGAAGAGCCGGGGAAGCAGATGTTGGTGTGACAGTCGACAAAGAATGTTCAGAGCAGTTCTGCTCATTACACCCTAACCAGGAAATGACCAGTGTCCACGAGGGTGAACAGACACCGTGGTGTGCTCACGCACAAGGAATTTCGGGAAATGCACCCACCTGTTGGTCACTCCCTTGGGCCATTGTGTGGAGTAAAAGCAGGGATCGGGGCGTGGGAGTTGGGGGTGCTGGGAACACCGGGTCCCAGATATTCCAGTGGGTCTctgagtgtgtgagtgggtgggggcagaaagggaaggggcaggaaggaaggaatgttGTGTTTTGGGGTGGTCGCCACATGGGTGAACACAGCTGACAAAACTTACCAACTCTATGAATCCCCTCTTGTATAACgaataaattctaataaaataaaaaaaccctcacCAACTGTACACCTAAAATAGGCCACTTTGTACACGCAAATTTAgcttactaaaaaaaattaaaaacagctgggcgcagtggctcacgcctgtaatcccagctgctttaGAGATGGAGCTCAGGGGGatcaggccatcctgggcaacaaaaaagttagtgaaatcccatctcaagcaataaactGAATGTGGTGGCCtatgcctgtcttcccagctattggggaggccgcaggtaggaggatagaggtctgaggctggctccaggcaaaactGCAAgactttatctaaaaaataattaaagcaaaaaagagctgagcGCCTGCCCTGCAAGaataaggcccagagttcagttcaaaccctagtactgcccccctgccccccaaaagACAAAGAATTATAATACCAGCAGCTGGCAGGTGTTGAGCACTGTTCTAAatacttcatgtttttttttttttggcggtactgggatttgaactcagggcctacaccttgagcaactccaccagcccttttgcttttctttttcagatagggtcacctgcttttgcctggactagcctcagACAGTgaccctcctatctctgcctcctgagtagctgggattacaggcctgcaccactaCGCCCAGttgtttttagtgctggggatggaacttggGACCTTGCacgttaggcaagtgctccaccactaagCTAAACCCTCAGCCCTATTTAAAGCTCACACGATTATTAAAAAATTTCAGTCTAGAAATAGTTTCACGTATGATTAAGGATATAAGACCACAAGGATGTTacgctttgtgtgtgtgtgtgtgtaaacccAGGGCCCCAGGCTAAGAAAGTGCTTGACAACTGAGCTCTGTCCTCAGCCCTTTCAAATGTCAGAATGTCAAAACACACCTGGCGTCAAAGGCTTCCCATGAGGGAGATTATGAACTAGGCACAGAGAGGTGCAGCATCTTGCCCAATGTCACACAGCAGAGGGCAGTAAGCTTGGGATTAGATCCAGGCCCTCTGGTACAAGAGTGCTCTCTCTAGGGACTGGGCAGGGGACCACAGTGCTGGGTGGAGACACGGGGGGGTGGGGCAGAATCTCATAGGAACTCATCGCTGTCACCACACTGAGTACATTGAGGCACAGAAGGCTGCCAGCCATCAGTCACACGTTTGAAGCCTAGTTAACGACTAGGGATGCTTGTGTTGTAATAGTAAGGGGGAAATGGAGAACTCCAAATGGCATACTGTGTAATCTCAACGTCACAAAACCAAAAGTTATGTATCTACCTGGAAAGAGCCGAGggtggtggctcgtgcctgtaatcccagctacttgggaggcaggtacaggaggactgaggttggggccagctgggcaaaattaatgtgagactatctgaaaaaccaactaaaagaaaaacagacaaacaaaagccCAGAAGGAAATCCTCCGACCTGTTGTGAGCGGTGAACTCCAGCTGTTAGGGTTAAGGAGttttttttggttaatttttttacatcaatgaacaaaaattacttttataagaagcaggaatgaaaacaaaacctacaaatgtttacaaaacaaacaagctaGAGCTGAGATACAGTCAGCATAGGACCATAATAGTTTTGGTAGAATCAATCATCACAGAATCGTAATAACAGCAATGCCTGGTAGACATGCTGtgcacactgggatttgaactcagggccttgtgcttgctagacaggtgctctacaacttgagccatgccaccatcctgttttgctctggttattttggagatgggatcttgctttttgcccagccaGCCTGGGCCTCGATTCTTCTCTTTATGCTTCCCATagcagctggcctggaaccgcaaacctcccagtctcagtctcctgagtgctgggattacaggtgtgtgccaccaggcccGGCTCTCATTCTCTTTAGTTGATGCATAATGAAATCAATTTATTTAATCCAGTCTGCAGTGAAGGGAGGATGAAAGAGGCCCCTTTTGGAGGGCAGTTAGATGCGAAGAGCTAAGACAGGGAGGGCGCGGGTGCTACGAGGTGTCTCCAGAGTGTGTGTGGGGTCTGTGGCATCCTTGTCACTACTGCGTTCGTTCATGCCTATAGAAATTGTGTCCTGCCTTGGGGATCAGAGCCCTGCACACAGCACCGCCTGCAGAGGGCGCTGTGCCTCCTGTCCAAAATCCAGGGCTTTGGCCACATTGGTGCCTCCCAGCCATCAGCACCCCAGCCCCGCCTTCTGTGGGTCTCCCACTTTCTGTCATGTCCCCTCCTCTCGGTCCCCAGGTCCACCCAACCCTCCTCCTCTCCGTCCAGTCCCTTTCCACCCCCATATCTGTGTTCCTCCCCTGCTCACAAGCTTCCAAGACTCCCCACCGTTCCTGGTGCAAGATTTTCCACCTCACTGAGGTGACAACAACGGGGAGGTCCCATAGCAAGTCGCCGTCCTTACCCTGAGCTCATCCACCCAGCACGAACTTTCCCCTCCTTTTCTGCCTggttttccctcctttcttcttccagcAAACACGCTCCTGCCACGGGGCCTTTTCACTTGCTATTCCTCTGCCAGGAACGCCTTTCCTACTCCTCTTGTGgtgccctccctctcccttccacatCCAGCTCCAGGGTTACCGCTCCTGAGGATGTCCTGGCCTCATgtaagcgcaaggccctgagttcaaatcccagggtcTGACCCTCTGTCTGGCCACGGACCCCCCACTTGGGTTTCCACAGCCCCCCACATCTGTGTGAGCTCCCCGTGGGCATCTGTCTCACCCACCAGCGCCTGGACCTCTCCAGGAGGGAAAGACCCAGGTCTCAGCCACAGGCTCCGGGGAACCCAGCCCCCAGGCTGCCTTTCTCAGCATCTCCCGTCCTGGAGGACCCCTGGTTTTGGGCTGGGCCTGAAGCAGGGTCAGTAAGTGGTCTACCACCGAGCCCACCCCTAGCCCCTGGGTCCCTTCTTGGCCAGGCCCGGGGTCCAGTCCCTCCCTGGGAACGTCACTCCCTGAGGACACGTGAGAATTCTTGGCTGGTGGAGGACTCTGTGTCTCGGGGAAAGAGGGCCACACGAGACACACCCCATCCTTAGAACTTTGGGACTCTCGGCCACCATGGATGGTTTGCAGGTGCAAAGGCTGGAATCTGGTCGAAGAAGGGACGTTTGGAACTCAGAGCGGGAGGGACTGTGGGAGGGCGCAAACTGATGGTACCAAGTTAGacaggtcttgctctgtagctcaggctgacctcaaacttgtgacctccctgcctcagcctccccaccaCATTGGGAGCCAGTTGCTTTTCTATGGATAATAATGACAACGGTGATATAAAAATGAAGGGAGGAGGAGCTTCCAGTCTGTTCACTGctaggggagaaggaggaggactttttttttttttggcggtactgggatttgaactcaggtctttgtgtttacaaagcaggagctctaccacttggtccacacttccagtccattttgctttggttattttggagatggagcctcaTGAACtacttccccaggctggcctcaaaccaagatcctcctgatctcaacctcctaagtagctgggattacaggtatgagccaccagcacctggctagaaaGTGGACGTTTAAAAGGTGAGATTTGAGAATCTGAACCGGGAGACCGAGAACCTGGAGATTGCTGGGTTGGGTGCAGCAGGAACGCCCTGACAGTCACCCCCTGCCAGGTCTCGGGCGCACTTAGATGGCCCGAGGGCTCCCCCAGTTCTCAGTAGGCACCATATGCCTCCATTCAGCCTATTCCTCCCTGTAGGGTCCCTGTCCTCTGTGGGACCTCTCCAGCCCACCTTCCCAAACGTTGGTCCCCAGTGTCACCCGTGAGGCCATAGCCATTCCTCTTCGTCTCCGTGTCTTCTCTATCCCCACAGCCCAGCTCAGACTCATCCTCTCTCCCTGGACCCTAACCCCAGCACTCTGCCTGGCTCTGGTGTCTCACCTCCAGTCTATCTTTGGGCTCTTGTCATTTTCTAGAACACTCTGGGGCTCCCCAGTGCTCCCAGGGGAGATGCAACCTGCCTGAAGGCCTGGCTGGCATCTGCCTTCCTGTGCCTTCCTGCTGTGTGGTCCTCACTGCAGCTGTCACCCCAGGTACACGATGACCAATGTCAGTAGTTTGAGCACCTCACCAGGTCCTctgcctttgcacatgctgttccctgTACCCGGGATGCCCTTCTCTTTCATCTATCAGGAAAACTCCTGCCACTCCTGAACCAGCCTGAAGAGCACTCGCTCGCTCACTCACTCGCTCactctttaattcattcattcttccaccTGTGGCTTATTTAGTGGCGGGGACAAAGCCCTTCTGAAGGTACAATTGTGCCAGGcaccagttgctcatgcctgtaatcccagctatttaggaggctgagattgggaagactgaggtttgagggaaacagttcttgagaccccatctccaaaataaccagagcagtagagcgcctgctttgcaagcacgaagccctgacttcaaatcccagtcccattcCCCTCCAAAATGCAGGTGCCATTGAGGCGAGGGCCATTATTTGTGGCAGGCATTAgatttttgtggtcctggggatggaacccaggacttgagccatgccatcagccCTATTATTTgcacttttttgagacagggtgatGCTAAcattgcccagtctggcctcaaactagagattctcctgcctctgcctcccaagaagctgggattacaggtgtgaaccaccacgccTAGCGTTTGCCATGTTCTTTTGAAGCCTTGAAGTCATTAGTGGGATTCTCTCAGCACCAGGCATGGCACCTGCAGGTGAGCACAGAGCACAGGTGACGAGTGCCAGGCTCTACTGTGTCACCCCACCTTCCTACAGGGCAGGTGGTGCAGGGCGCAGTGGGCAGCGGAACTGGGTTCTGTCCTGGACCAGGTCACCCTTCGCTCTTCCTTCTCCCTGAGACTGCCTGAGCTTCTGCACAGCACCAGGCTCCTGTTCCCTCCTGGCGACCCCCAGGTGAGGGTAGCACCCCATTTCAGAGACAAGAAGCCAAGCCTGGGAGGTCAGGGAGCCTAGAGTGGGGCTCCAGCCTAGCAGGGCTGTCCTCTGTCGTCCCTGTGTCCCTGGACAGAGCACGGTGATGACAGTACATCCACAGGGGAGCCAGGGGCTTTGTCCCAGTTGCAGTGGGAGGGCGTGTGAAGGAGGAATAAGAGGGTCTCTCCAAGGGGCTGGGGTTCCCCCCACCGGCCGGCCACTTTAATCAGTAGATAACAAGGCAGGGATGGGTGCTGCTGCAGAGGGAGTCTGTCTATCCAAAGACGTGCCATATGGTTGAGGacgctgtttttttgttttgttttggtaggactggggtttgaactcagggcttcacacttgcaaagcagcactctaccacttgagccacacctccagtccattttgctttggttattttggagatggggtctcttgaactgtttgcctggaccagccttgaaccttgatcctcccaatctcagtctcccaagtagctgggattataggcgtgagccactggtgcccagagaggccctgagttttggGAAGAACTACTATGGTGTGTCCCATCCCACTGGACTTGGCAGGATGGCTGCCCAGCACCAAGGCAGGGAGGAGGGATGACTGGGCTGGAATCTGGCTCTGCTCTGACCCCTGTGAACTTGGGGGTccttagcctctctgagcctagCTTCTTAACAGGCACCCCGACGTCACTACCAGGCTCCGACAAGATAGTGTGTGCTTGGGATAAGAGAGTGACTGCTCGTAACATGGAAAGTGCAtggtatttatttttgcattgttgATTCAGCTGAAAATGGGAATTAATATTTGTCCTAGCTCTAGGATTCCGGTTTCTTCGCCCAGCATCTTTCTTCTATACTGGTTGTCAGAATTATCTAAAATGCAGTTCACAGCTCGTGCCTAtaaaattccagctacttggcaggGGGAGATTGGGAGCATTTTGGTTTCAGGCCatcccagaccaaaaaaaaaaagttagcaagaccctatctcaacagataggctgggcatggtggtgtgtgcctgtaaccccagttactcaggaggccagcctgggcaaaaactcaagaccctatccaaaatataactaaagtaaaaagggctggggacatggctcaaatggtagagaaaaccccaataccacacaaaaatcaaataataaaataaaatgcagttcAGACCTCAGCACATCCCTGCAACCAGACCTCCTGATTCTCTGTCATCTCCACCTCATGTCAGGGCCCTCTGGAATCTGCCCGCTGTGCTCCCCTCTACTCCAGCCACACTAGGGAGATGCGGGGGGTCCCCCACACTGGTCGTATCCATCCATCCTCTCCGCCTATGCACTGGCTCCTCCCTGTCCTGGAATGCtagcttcttcctccttctctggaAATTCAAGTTCTCAACCCAGGAAAGCCTCACTCTCTGGCCTCTGCTCCTGGACCCACCACACACAGCCCTCCAGGCCCCACTGTGCTGCTTGTCCTGGGTGTCACACGGTTGTGTACTTGTCTAGGCTGCAAGTTTCTGAGTAGAGACTGTTGGGATGAGGTCTGTGTTCCAGCCCCAGTGCAAGGCTGAGTTCTTGGCCAACCTCAGCCAGGTCTGCTGAGTGAGTAATGGACTAGGGTGGACGAGGCTCTCACTGGAGGACACCCAGTCATGCAGCACGGGGGACACTATTAACACATCAGCTTCCTCAGTGACAGGTTTGGGGAGCTGAAAACACCTGGGTTTCAGTTCCAACTTATTCTTTTTGTCTTAAAGTCCTCACATCTGATCTTGTTTAAGTCACTCCACCTTTCCTTTGGTTAATGTgccatcatttttgttttaatccaTCTTCACGTTTTAGTGACAGCTTTCATACTGTGTTTTGAATTCAGTCGGaaaatctctgtcttttaattggaagattagtccatttacatttattgtAGTTATCAATACACTTGGAAGTATTCCTACGGTGTTGTTTTGTGGTTTCTATTTGTCCTgacttttgtacttctttttgttCCCTTTCCTGTCATCTTTTGGATTGAATGAATTTCTTctgattctgtttttctctttactaTTCTAGAATTTATACACTTTCTTATCTCTTAACGCTTTCTTGGGAtgggattgggtttgaactcagggcttcagaggcACCCTACCGCTTGTgtcacccctccagtccattttgctctggttattttggagatgggagtctcaggaactgtttgccctggatggccttgaacctgggtcttcccaacctcagcctcctaggaaactaggatgacagacatgagctGCTGGCGCCTGGCTGTCTTagtgcttttaaattttaacatgtgTACCTAAAGACCACAGCTGGTCagttcctctcttctcctcccaggCAATGCCAGGCCGACCTGTCTCTGACTAAATGGAAGAGCCACCCTGGGCAGGTTCTCAAGATAAAGGGAGGAGCCACTGTTGGTGAGGTACCTGTTATGTGCCAGACTCTGCCAACTGCTCTGAAGGCAGGATCCTATTTAGTCCTTGTGAGAGTCCTGTCACATGGGGGTTACTGACCAAACGTCCCAGCCTCCCACCCCATATTTGACGATTTACAGCTAAGGAAATCAGCGTTCAGAGAGGTAAAGTCACTTGTCCTCTGTCTCACAGCACCAAAGTAGCAGAACTAGAACTCAGAGCCTGACTGCAAACATGGATTCTCCACCACCTCTGTCCCTAAGCCAATGAGCTGGGCTGTCGGTGGCTTCCTGTACTGTGTGAGCTGAGGGTTCATGTTCActgatactgatttttttcttgagtatttggaattgaacccagggcctcctgctttgctaggcaggtgcttgaccaCTTCAGCCATGACCCTAgtcctttgtaatttttttttgtttttggcagcactcgggtttgaactcagggcctcacacttgctagacaggcactgtaccccttaagccactccaccagcccaggctggctttgaacctcgatcctcctgatctccgccacctgagtagctaggattacaggtgtgagtcaccacgcCCAGCCTGCGCCAGCCCATGTACTGATTCGCTCATGCGAgttttttgttttcgtttttgagacttgtgatcctcttgcctctgccttccaagtgctggattacaggcatacccCCCCATGCCAGGTGTTTTTGACAGCTATTATGCATCAGCTGTCATGCTGGGCTGTGGGGACACAGCTGTGGACAGGACAGACACAGCCCTGTCCTCCCAGAGCCCGTAATAACACAGATGGCCAGTTAACCCACAATGTGATAAGAAGACCGCGGTGCTGGCGGCCATGACTGGGGGGAGGCCTGGGTGCTTCAGACTAGCTGTTGTCTGATGCTGGAGCTGGGAGTCCCCTCCTATCCCTCACCCCAATATTTCTGCCTAATGAAGATGGTGACATTCTGTGACATGACAGAGGAGCAAGGCCTGGGGTGATGGCCACCCAGCTGTCCGTGCTGCCCCTCTCAGTCCTTTGGCCTGCAATGCTGAGCCCACCCCATGCTCGCCCGGCTGGGTGCCACGGTAGAGGACACAGACATGGCCCCATTGGTGACTGCCACCCTGACCCCCGGGCCTCTTCCCCTCTGCCACCCTGAAACTtggcttctccttcccttccttcttccttcttctcattctttctcttcttcttcttccttctccatcttcGCAGGATCAGGTTTGAATCCACAGCCTCgaccttgctaagcaggtgctctaacctcagccatgtccccagcccttttttactttcgttatttttcatatagggtcttgctttatgcccagggaagcctggactgcaatcttcccagCACAGCTAGGATGAAAGGCATAAGCCACCTCACCAGCTatatgttgagatggggtctttcaaaaTTTTTGCCCAgaacttgaactgaaatccttctgatttctgcctcctgagtagctgggattacaggcttgagccactgcacccagcctctaTTTTgggctaactttgcccaggttggccttgagctcatgatcctcctacctctacctcctgagtagctgggattacaggcgtgaaacaCCACACCTGCCTACAGCATAGCATCTTCAGGACACACGCCACTTCATTTGTGACCATTATTACAGCCGAGAAAAATCCCCCTGTGTTCTGCTGGggcttttaagaaaataaaccaCCAAGAGAGCCTTCATTAAAAATTTAACTGTGGTGGGAAAATGATTGAGTCATTCATCTTGACACTATTAAGATAAATTGTTTTTTGTACATTTGGAATATAATGAACTGTAACAAAAGTATAGTAAGCttactgggttttttttgccttagtttttgcattcagatttttaaaaaattattatctttCACACCAATTGGTTTTAGGATTTCTGATATTTCTTCCTCATCCTGAGATAAGGGGC from Castor canadensis chromosome 16, mCasCan1.hap1v2, whole genome shotgun sequence harbors:
- the Lrrc4b gene encoding leucine-rich repeat-containing protein 4B, with amino-acid sequence MARARGSPCPPLPPGRMSWPHGALLFLWLFSPPLGAGGGGVAVTSAAGGGSPPATSCPAACSCSNQASRVICTRRELAEVPASIPVNTRYLNLQENGIQVIRTDTFKHLRHLEILQLSKNLVRKIEVGAFNGLPSLNTLELFDNRLTTVPTQAFEYLSKLRELWLRNNPIESIPSYAFNRVPSLRRLDLGELKHLEYISEAAFEGLVNLRYLNLGMCNLKDIPNLTALVRLEELELSGNRLDLIRPGSFQGLTSLRKLWLMHAQVATIERNAFDDLKSLEELNLSHNNLMSLPHDLFTPLHRLERVHLNHNPWHCNCDVLWLSWWLKETVPSNTTCCARCHAPAGLKGRYIGELDQSHFTCYAPVIVEPPTDLNVTEGMAAELKCRTGTSMTSVNWLTPNGTLMTHGSYRVRISVLHDGTLNFTNVTVQDTGQYTCMVTNSAGNTTASATLNVSAVDPVAAGGAGGGGGPGGGGGGGGGSGGYTYFTTVTVETLETQPGEEALQPRGTEKEPPGPTTDGVWGGGRPGDAAGPASSSTTAPAPRSSRPTEKAFTVPITDVTENALKDLDDVMKTTKIIIGCFVAITFMAAVMLVAFYKLRKQHQLHKHHGPTRTVEIINVEDELPAASAVSVAAAAAVTGGAGVGGDSHLALPALERDHLNHHHYVTAAFKAHYSGNPGGGGCGGKGPAGLNSIHEPLLFKSGSKENVQETQI